A stretch of Lentibacillus sp. JNUCC-1 DNA encodes these proteins:
- a CDS encoding heptaprenyl diphosphate synthase component 1 codes for MKKEIQATIKQSFLEQYIQAPVDEEKLFVLIAIMNDIKLPTYRKVQYILAVTLIQTALDAHDLVRVKGEASEQPFSVQDQLTVLAGDYYSGLYYFLLSKIDDLRMVRQLATAIKDINEEKMALLYGDTETLHKRVQRLKRIETLLITRVVQHIGCEYIAPLAEEWVLAAVLIKEREDLEKYGKSKWFCGLKQSGGSFDRVSLIGHLSDWIDECLQYTKSDLPLRIQENMRREPYHSRLYRELCGLELNKEEG; via the coding sequence ATGAAGAAAGAAATTCAGGCAACTATAAAACAGTCATTTTTAGAACAATATATCCAAGCGCCCGTTGATGAAGAAAAACTGTTCGTGCTGATCGCGATCATGAATGATATAAAACTGCCCACATACCGTAAAGTTCAGTATATCCTTGCTGTAACCCTTATACAGACCGCGCTTGACGCACACGATTTGGTGCGTGTGAAGGGTGAAGCCTCTGAACAACCTTTCTCTGTACAGGATCAACTAACGGTCCTGGCCGGTGACTATTACAGTGGGCTGTATTATTTTTTGTTATCGAAAATAGATGATCTTCGAATGGTCAGACAGCTTGCTACAGCAATTAAGGATATTAATGAAGAAAAAATGGCCTTGTTGTATGGCGACACAGAGACCCTACACAAGCGTGTACAACGCCTTAAACGAATTGAGACGCTTCTTATTACGCGTGTCGTTCAACATATCGGATGCGAATATATAGCACCTTTGGCGGAAGAATGGGTGCTTGCTGCAGTTTTAATAAAAGAAAGAGAAGATCTTGAAAAATACGGGAAGTCAAAATGGTTCTGTGGTCTGAAACAGAGCGGTGGAAGTTTTGATCGTGTGAGTTTAATCGGACATCTTAGTGACTGGATTGATGAATGTTTACAGTATACCAAAAGCGATCTGCCTTTAAGAATTCAGGAGAATATGCGCAGGGAGCCATATCATTCCCGCTTATATCGTGAACTGTGTGGACTGGAACTAAACAAGGAAGAAGGATAA
- the menG gene encoding demethylmenaquinone methyltransferase, with amino-acid sequence MTEPSKEERVHHVFEKIYGKYDVMNSIISFQRHKAWRKDVMKRMNIEPGASALDVCSGTGDWAIAIADVVGPEGSVIGLDFSKNMLSVAEEKREHFDIQQLSFLHGNAMELPFADDTFDYVTIGFGLRNVPDYHTVLKEMYRVVKPGGIVVCLETSQPSLIGFRQLYYFYFRFIMPMFGKLFAKSYKEYAWLHESAKDFPDKKRLKKMFLNAGFDRVDVKSYTGGVAAMHMAFKQ; translated from the coding sequence TTGACAGAACCATCAAAAGAGGAACGCGTGCATCACGTATTTGAAAAAATATATGGTAAATATGATGTTATGAACTCCATTATATCTTTTCAGCGCCATAAAGCCTGGCGTAAAGATGTGATGAAACGTATGAACATCGAACCGGGGGCCAGTGCATTAGACGTATGTTCCGGAACCGGCGATTGGGCAATTGCAATAGCGGACGTTGTTGGCCCCGAGGGCTCTGTTATTGGGCTGGATTTCAGCAAAAACATGTTATCGGTTGCTGAAGAGAAAAGAGAGCATTTCGATATTCAACAACTCAGCTTCCTGCATGGAAATGCAATGGAACTACCGTTTGCCGACGATACATTTGACTATGTTACAATTGGTTTTGGTTTAAGAAATGTGCCGGACTACCATACGGTGCTCAAAGAAATGTATCGCGTAGTAAAACCGGGTGGCATAGTGGTTTGTCTTGAAACATCACAACCTTCATTAATTGGTTTCAGACAACTTTATTATTTTTATTTTCGTTTTATAATGCCCATGTTTGGTAAATTATTTGCCAAAAGCTACAAAGAATATGCTTGGCTCCATGAATCCGCAAAAGATTTTCCTGACAAAAAAAGACTCAAAAAAATGTTTCTGAATGCTGGCTTTGACCGTGTGGATGTCAAAAGCTACACAGGCGGTGTGGCAGCTATGCACATGGCCTTTAAACAATAA